CTTGACTGGGCACGGTTTTAGATACAAGTACCTAGTTGGTAACTAATATGGGATGGTTATTCTTTTGCAAAACTGCAGACGGAtataaaccccccccccccaacccctCAGCctcagaaaagggaaaaaggaacaCAAGAACTTACCATGAGATGAAGTAGGTCTAAAAGTGGGCAGGCATCAATAATATGAGCAACATTTTGCAAATCAGCTTGAACCTTGAACGTCATCAATAAGGCTAACATCGTAAGGTTGCTGAACGTATTCATCTTAGCAGGCATGTATAGTAGCTGAATCAATGGGAGAAAGAAAAGGCACAGCCATCAGCACAAAAAACAGAATAATGAAGCAGAAGAAAGATTATTCATATGGCATCTGTACAAACCTCATCGGTTTTAGTTTGGACAAGTAATTCTTTTAACCGAGGACAGGACTTTGCAACTTCACGAAACACACAAGGCACCGTACCATTACCATTAAAGCTGAGAGACAACTCTTCCAATTTGGGAACAAACTGGAGTGAGCATCTAATAATTTGATCAGTAtaacaggaaaataaataaaggttTCCAGCACAAATATCTATCTCCTCCAACCCTGGACAAAATTCAATATATAAAGATCTCAATCGGAGACATTGACCAGATATATCTAACTTAGGAGGAACTTTACAGTGCGACACTACCAACCCCTGAAGGTTCAAACAAGAGGATAAAATGATAGGAAATTCTCCATTATCCAAGGGAACCTTTACCAAAGTCAGAAACCGAAGAGAGTTATTATGGCATCTGAAACTTGATTGCAGAACACAACTCATCAATTTCAAGCGGGTCAATGAAGCTGCTTCAAAAAGCAGCTGAAAAGGCAGAGGGAAACCATACTCATCAACACAGTTACAGGAGTGGAAACTGAGCATAAGTTCCTGTACACCTTTTAAGGCATCAGATTGGATCCATCTACTAAAATCAGCTGCAAATTTTTTCCCCAAACAACATGTCAAAGAGAGCCTAGTTATGTTTTGACTGGAATATAGCTGTAAAGAGTGATATACAGCTTTCAAAAACCTAAGCTTATGGCTATGTCTACCATTATGATGATGCCCATTCTCTCCAAACATCCTGTTGCAATCAAAGTCTAGACTAGACCTAAGTTTGCAAATGTTCTTCCACCTTCTTGACAAAATTCTAGTCCGAATAGCTTCAACCAAGTCCAAGTGTGAGAGGATCATTGATAGAATATCATCTGGCAGTTGACTGATTCTATCATCTTGCATGTCACCGTATGCAACCTAATTAGTAAAACACAAGCAAAACACAAGTGTTAAAAGGAAAGCAAATTTACCATTTATATTATGATAAAAAAGAAGCACAAAATTATTACATCAACAAACTTTTTCTGATGGTTTCTGGTTCCCCTAGAGAACAATACAGTTGATAACAACTTAACAAGTTATTATAACAAAAGCATTATATGATAAATCTTTTTCCCGAGACAAGAAAATACGAAATGAATATCATTACATATTAGTTGTAGTAAGTTTAAATGGACTGAAATTGCACAATTCAGTTACCAGGATAACCCAAGAAAGCCGAAAATACCTTTAAAACGTAGTCTCTTCTCTTCTTTACTACAAAACCTACTTTTCCCCATAGACCACATGATGTTATTGCTATTCCAATGGCAGCCCCAGTCCCTGCCAAGACCAGCAAAGGCCAAGCTTCACGTCCAGACCAGTACATTGCTATTCCTAAATCTCAGGACCTAAAAACAGTGATAGAAGTAAAACTGTCCACTCATCAATACATCGGCATAATTAACATCCAAACCACATAGTTGTATCAACTCTCAACCAAGAAAACAACAGATCACAAGAAATTGGAAATTCTCCATTTTGACAAGCATATTTATTAAGCTCCGATCAGCCAAAACAAATAAGGAGTAGCATAATGGATTGTCAAAAAATTTCTCCTAGAATCCCATGTTGAAATAAAGAAAGCCCAAACTATACTATCTCACGTGGCACTGAATCTGCCCTATCTTATATAACATTAAAGTTTCCCCCAGCAAGATCACATACATGATGCCCAAAGTTGATtaccaaaacagaaagaaaagaaatatgagcTGATCTTTTGGATCATTCATTACCCTAACTGATTAGCTCCTCAAACAAAATACCGAAAACCAAAATATATAGAAATAGCAAAATTCAATTTCCATATGTTGATTagcaaaattgactaaaatgaACCGGCCACGCATCCAAAAATTTAAGGTGGGTTGGGGGGAACTCCTTAT
This Coffea arabica cultivar ET-39 chromosome 3e, Coffea Arabica ET-39 HiFi, whole genome shotgun sequence DNA region includes the following protein-coding sequences:
- the LOC113738179 gene encoding uncharacterized protein isoform X1: MEYRSSQISVYLKGLLSFMWTGAAIGIAITSCGLWGKVGFVVKKRRDYVLKVAYGDMQDDRISQLPDDILSMILSHLDLVEAIRTRILSRRWKNICKLRSSLDFDCNRMFGENGHHHNGRHSHKLRFLKAVYHSLQLYSSQNITRLSLTCCLGKKFAADFSRWIQSDALKGVQELMLSFHSCNCVDEYGFPLPFQLLFEAASLTRLKLMSCVLQSSFRCHNNSLRFLTLVKVPLDNGEFPIILSSCLNLQGLVVSHCKVPPKLDISGQCLRLRSLYIEFCPGLEEIDICAGNLYLFSCYTDQIIRCSLQFVPKLEELSLSFNGNGTVPCVFREVAKSCPRLKELLVQTKTDELLYMPAKMNTFSNLTMLALLMTFKVQADLQNVAHIIDACPLLDLLHLMARSPRYIEQRGGTWPCRHHGHLKGVAFDGFGGTRYEIEFASYVLQTAAALEKMCIYSKYRTFNEHFRWQDHVDYVMKDEGRRLIYKQLVGQALSSKVELIIE
- the LOC113738179 gene encoding uncharacterized protein isoform X2, yielding MYWSGREAWPLLVLAGTGAAIGIAITSCGLWGKVGFVVKKRRDYVLKVAYGDMQDDRISQLPDDILSMILSHLDLVEAIRTRILSRRWKNICKLRSSLDFDCNRMFGENGHHHNGRHSHKLRFLKAVYHSLQLYSSQNITRLSLTCCLGKKFAADFSRWIQSDALKGVQELMLSFHSCNCVDEYGFPLPFQLLFEAASLTRLKLMSCVLQSSFRCHNNSLRFLTLVKVPLDNGEFPIILSSCLNLQGLVVSHCKVPPKLDISGQCLRLRSLYIEFCPGLEEIDICAGNLYLFSCYTDQIIRCSLQFVPKLEELSLSFNGNGTVPCVFREVAKSCPRLKELLVQTKTDELLYMPAKMNTFSNLTMLALLMTFKVQADLQNVAHIIDACPLLDLLHLMARSPRYIEQRGGTWPCRHHGHLKGVAFDGFGGTRYEIEFASYVLQTAAALEKMCIYSKYRTFNEHFRWQDHVDYVMKDEGRRLIYKQLVGQALSSKVELIIE